The Candidatus Nitrosymbiomonas proteolyticus genome has a segment encoding these proteins:
- a CDS encoding DNA-binding transcriptional regulator, MerR family, with protein sequence MKIGELSHRTGISVSAIRFYERQGLLGEPERSESGYRSYGESDVQRVLLIASAKRQRFPLKTIRLCLEVLDGGEEPCKEVAAIVRKRLAQIESEVAEWNRLRMALRQRLQAYESGSLDAENTLCAILEASPIFTKENTMSTIEVFTAGCKNCDVAVSIVREAVSTCGCEVRVLPADGPKATSRGVTLAPCIWKNGERVFCGVPSREEAIALLREA encoded by the coding sequence ATGAAGATCGGCGAGCTTTCCCATCGAACGGGGATCAGCGTCTCCGCGATCCGCTTCTACGAACGCCAAGGACTCCTCGGCGAGCCTGAACGGAGCGAGTCGGGGTACCGCAGCTACGGCGAGAGCGACGTTCAGCGGGTGCTCTTGATCGCTTCGGCCAAGAGGCAACGGTTCCCGCTGAAAACGATCCGGCTTTGCCTGGAAGTTCTCGATGGCGGGGAAGAACCCTGCAAGGAAGTCGCAGCCATCGTTCGCAAGCGACTCGCCCAAATCGAGTCTGAAGTCGCGGAGTGGAATCGGCTCCGAATGGCCCTGCGCCAACGGCTTCAGGCGTACGAAAGCGGTTCGCTGGACGCCGAGAACACGCTTTGCGCGATTCTGGAAGCCAGCCCGATCTTCACTAAGGAGAACACCATGAGCACTATCGAAGTCTTTACTGCCGGATGCAAGAATTGCGACGTAGCGGTGAGCATCGTCAGAGAAGCCGTCTCAACCTGCGGTTGCGAGGTTCGCGTACTGCCGGCCGATGGCCCCAAGGCCACGTCGCGCGGCGTTACGCTAGCGCCCTGCATTTGGAAGAATGGAGAACGCGTCTTCTGCGGAGTGCCTTCGAGAGAAGAAGCGATTGCCCTGTTGAGGGAGGCGTGA
- a CDS encoding peroxidase, whose translation MPYIRFVPEEEAEGELVRLYEEARKRAGKVFHIVQAASLAPRQLRASMGIYREIMFGDSPLSRAQREMIAVAVSRANACHY comes from the coding sequence ATGCCCTACATCCGATTCGTGCCTGAGGAAGAAGCCGAGGGCGAGCTCGTCCGGCTCTATGAGGAGGCGCGCAAACGGGCCGGCAAGGTGTTTCACATCGTCCAAGCGGCTAGCTTGGCCCCGCGCCAGCTTCGGGCGTCGATGGGCATTTACCGTGAGATCATGTTCGGGGATTCACCCCTCAGCAGAGCCCAGCGCGAGATGATCGCGGTGGCCGTCTCTCGGGCGAACGCGTGCCACTACTGA
- a CDS encoding IS2 transposase TnpB, with protein MERNMTVRRACWMTGISTRAVYEEPGPDRDAALREALRRVWRPNMGYRMAHALVKEEFAPLNLKRVHRIWKDERLGRKKRYRKKRTGNPVPLSAEHPNHVWTVDFIHDSCLSGTKLKVLSVEDEFTRECLALEVATRINARKVRDVLAPLFADRGAPRFVRSDNGGEFVARLLAVFLSESGSNSRFIDPGKPWQNGFVESFHSTLRRDHLDVEVFVNLADAQMKTAIYRRYYNEVRPHSSLGYRPPAVAAQSLEFSRATPCLPPNPAGISSAEVYS; from the coding sequence ATGGAGCGGAACATGACGGTCCGCAGGGCTTGCTGGATGACCGGGATCTCGACTCGCGCTGTTTATGAGGAGCCAGGGCCGGACCGGGACGCTGCGCTCAGGGAAGCACTCAGGAGGGTCTGGCGGCCCAACATGGGCTACCGGATGGCGCACGCCCTGGTGAAGGAGGAGTTCGCTCCCTTGAACCTCAAGCGGGTGCATCGAATCTGGAAGGACGAGCGGCTCGGCCGCAAGAAGCGATATCGCAAGAAGCGGACCGGGAACCCGGTTCCCCTGTCGGCGGAGCATCCCAACCACGTGTGGACGGTGGACTTTATCCATGATTCCTGCCTGAGCGGAACGAAGCTGAAGGTGCTTTCGGTGGAGGATGAGTTCACTCGGGAGTGCCTGGCTCTGGAGGTGGCGACGCGGATCAATGCTCGCAAGGTGCGCGACGTATTGGCTCCGCTCTTTGCCGATCGCGGGGCTCCCCGGTTCGTTCGGAGCGACAACGGCGGCGAGTTCGTTGCCCGGCTGCTCGCGGTGTTTCTCTCTGAATCCGGTTCGAACAGCCGCTTCATCGATCCGGGCAAACCCTGGCAGAACGGGTTCGTGGAGTCGTTCCACTCGACCCTGCGCCGGGATCACCTCGACGTCGAGGTCTTTGTCAATCTGGCCGACGCTCAGATGAAGACGGCGATCTACCGTCGCTACTACAACGAGGTTCGGCCGCATTCGTCGCTTGGCTATCGCCCCCCGGCGGTGGCCGCGCAGAGTCTGGAGTTCAGTCGGGCTACGCCCTGCCTGCCCCCCAACCCTGCTGGGATATCATCAGCGGAGGTCTACTCTTAA
- a CDS encoding transposase produces MKRSKFTEEQIVRILQEAASGQKTQAQLCRDHGVSANTFYVWKRKYAGMQTDDVRHLRELERENAQLKRLLAERDLEIDAVRALFRKNGLALPNPSRGRDS; encoded by the coding sequence ATGAAGAGATCGAAGTTCACCGAGGAGCAGATCGTGAGGATTCTGCAGGAGGCCGCATCGGGCCAGAAGACGCAGGCCCAGCTTTGCCGCGACCACGGAGTCAGCGCGAACACGTTCTACGTGTGGAAGCGCAAGTACGCGGGGATGCAGACAGACGATGTGCGGCATCTGCGCGAGCTCGAGCGGGAGAACGCTCAGCTCAAGCGTCTTCTTGCCGAAAGAGACCTTGAGATCGACGCGGTACGGGCGCTGTTCCGAAAAAACGGACTCGCGCTCCCGAACCCGTCGCGGGGGCGCGATTCCTGA